One Equus asinus isolate D_3611 breed Donkey chromosome 26, EquAss-T2T_v2, whole genome shotgun sequence genomic window carries:
- the KLC3 gene encoding kinesin light chain 3 isoform X1 has translation MSVQVAAPASAGLGPERLSPEELVRQTRQVVQGLEALRAEHHGLARHLAEALTGQGPVAGLELLEEKQQVVSHSLEAIELGLGEAQVLLALSAHVGALEAEKQRLRAQARRLAQENAWLREELEETQRRLRASEEAVAQLEEEKSHLEFLGQLRQYDPPAESQPESPPRRDSLASLFPSEDDERKGPEAVGAAAAQQGGYEIPARLRTLHNLVIQYAGQGRYEVAVPLCRQALEDLERSSGHCHPDVATMLNILALVYRDQNKYKEATDLLHDALHIREKTLGPEHPAVAATLNNLAVLYGKRGRYREAEPLCQRALEIREKVLGADHPDVAKQLNNLALLCQNQGKFEAVEQHYARALSIYEALGGPHDPNVAKTKNNLASAYLKQNKYQQAEELYKEILSREDLPAPLAAPSTGTAGDREQTLRRSSSLSKIRESLRESLRRGSEKLVSRLRGEGAAGAAGMKRAVSLNTLNTDGPRAAGPQFPSRHLSETPRTLSTSTQDLGAR, from the exons ATGTCTGTGCAGGTGGCAGCCCCGGCAAGCGCGGGGCTGGGCCCAGAGCGCCTGAGCCCTGAGGAGCTGGTGCGACAGACGCGACAAGTGGTGCAGGGGCTGGAGGCCCTGCGGGCGGAGCACCACGGCCTGGCCAGGCACCTGGCGGAGGCCCTGACGGGACAGGGCCCTGTGGCTGGCTTGGAGCTGCTGGAAGAGAAGCAGCAGGTGGTGAGCCACTCGCTGGAGGCCATCGAGCTGGGGCTGGGCGAGGCCCAG GTGCTGCTGGCCTTGTCCGCGCACGTGGGCGCGCTGGAGGCCGAGAAGCAGCGGCTGCGAGCTCAGGCCCGGCGGCTGGCCCAGGAGAACGCGTGGCTgcgggaggagctggaggagacgCAGCGGCGGCTGCGGGCCAGCGAGGAGGCCGTGGcccagctggaggaggagaagagccACCTGGAGTTCCTCGGGCAGCTGCGGCAGTACGACCCGCCCGCGGAGAGCCAG CCTGAGTCCCCGCCTCGCCGAGACAGCCTGGCCTCCCTGTTTCCCAGTGAGGACGACGAGAGGAAAG GTCCTGAGGCAGTGGGGGCCGCAGCAGCTCAGCAGGGTGGCTATGAGATCCCAGCCCGCCTCCGGACCCTGCACAACCTCGTGATCCAGTACGCGGGGCAGGGCCGCTATGAAGTCGCTGTGCCGCTGTGCCGCCAGGCCCTGGAGGACCTGGAGCGGAGCTCAGGCCACTGCCACCCTGACGTGGCCACCATGCTCAACATCCTGGCGCTGGTGTACCG GGACCAGAACAAGTACAAAGAGGCCACCGACCTCCTCCACGACGCCCTGCACATCCGGGAGAAGACGCTGGGCCCTGAGCACCCTGCC GTGGCCGCCACCCTCAACAACCTGGCGGTCCTCTACGGGAAGCGGGGCCGATACCGGGAGGCAGAGCCCCTGTGCCAGCGCGCCCTGGAGATCCGAGAGAAG GTCCTGGGCGCCGACCACCCGGATGTGGCCAAGCAGCTCAACAACCTGGCCCTGCTGTGCCAGAACCAGGGCAAGTTCGAGGCGGTGGAGCAGCACTACGCCCGCGCCCTGAGCATCTACGAGGCGCTGGGCGGGCCCCACGACCCGAACGTGGCCAAGACCAAGAACAACCTG gcctcagCCTACCTGAAGCAGAACAAGTACCAGCAGGCGGAGGAGCTGTACAAGGAAATCCTCAGCAGGGAGGACCTGCCCGCCCCTCTCG CAGCCCCCAGCACAGGCACAGCCGGTGACAGAGAACAG ACCCTTCGCCGGAGCAGCTCCTTGTCGAAGATCCGAGAGTCGCTCCGGGAGTCGCTCCGACGCGGAAGCGAGAAGCTGGTCTCCCGACTCCGAGGCGAGGGGGCAGCGGGGGCGGCCGG GATGAAGAGGGCCGTGTCACTGAACACGCTGAACACGGATGgtcccagggctgctgggcccCAG TTCCCCAGTCGGCACCTGAGCGAGACCCCTCGGACCCTCAGCACCAGCACCCAGGACCTGGGCGCCCGCTAA
- the CKM gene encoding creatine kinase M-type gives MPFGNTHNKFKLNYKPEEEYPDLSKHNNHMAKALTFDIYKKLRDKETPSGFTLDDVIQTGVDNPGHPFIMTVGCVAGDEESYVVFKELFDPIIQDRHGGYKPTDKHKTDLNHENLKGGDDLDPHYVLSSRVRTGRSIKGYTLPPHCSRGERRAVEKLSVEALNSLTGEFKGKYYPLKSMTEQEQQQLIDDHFLFDKPVSPLLLASGMARDWPDARGIWHNDNKSFLVWVNEEDHLRVISMEKGGNMKEVFRRFCVGLQKIEEIFKKAGHPFMWNEHLGYVLTCPSNLGTGLRGGVHVKLAHLSKHPKFEEILKRLRLQKRGTGGVDTAAVGSVFDVSNADRLGSSEVEQVQLVVDGVKLMVEMEKKLEKGQSIDDMIPAQK, from the exons ATGCCGTTCGGGAACACCCACAACAAGTTCAAACTGAACTACAAGCCTGAAGAGGAGTACCCGGACCTCAGCAAGCACAACAACCACATGGCCAAGGCGCTGACCTTTGACATCTACAAGAAGCTGCGCGACAAGGAGACTCCATCGGGCTTCACTCTGGATGATGTCATCCAGACAGGTGTGGACAACCCAG GTCATCCCTTCATCATGACCGTGGGCTGTGTGGCCGGTGACGAGGAGTCCTACGTGGTTTTCAAGGAACTCTTCGACCCCATCATCCAGGACCGGCATGGGGGCTACAAACCCACCGACAAGCACAAGACTGACCTCAACCACGAGAACCTCAAG GGTGGAGACGATCTGGACCCTCATTACGTGCTCAGCAGCCGCGTCCGCACTGGCCGCAGCATCAAGGGCTACACGCTGCCCCCCCACTGCTCCCGCGGGGAGCGCAGGGCGGTGGAGAAACTCTCCGTGGAAG CCCTCAACAGCCTGACGGGTGAGTTCAAGGGGAAGTACTACCCTCTGAAGAGCATGACGGAGCAGGAGCAACAGCAGCTCATCGACGACCACTTCCTGTTCGACAAGCCCGTGTCCCCACTGCTGCTGGCCTCAGGCATGGCCCGAGACTGGCCCGACGCCCGTGGCATCTG GCACAATGACAACAAGAGCTTCCTGGTGTGGGTGAACGAGGAGGACCACCTCCGAGTCATCTCTATGGAGAAGGGGGGCAACATGAAGGAGGTTTTCCGCCGCTTCTGCGTCGGGCTGCAGAAG ATTGAGGAGATCTTCAAGAAAGCCGGTCACCCCTTCATGTGGAACGAGCACCTGGGCTACGTGCTCACCTGCCCATCCAACCTGGGCACGGGGCTGCGTGGAGGCGTGCACGTGAAGCTGGCGCACCTGAGCAAGCACCCCAAGTTCGAGGAGATCCTCAAACGTCTGCGCCTGCAGAAACGGGGCACAG GGGGCGTGGACACGGCCGCCGTGGGCTCCGTGTTCGACGTGTCCAACGCCGACCGGCTGGGCTCGTCCGAGGTGGAACAGGTGCAGCTGGTGGTGGACGGTGTGAAGCTCATGGTGGAGATGGAGAAGAAGCTGGAAAAGGGCCAGTCCATCGACGACATGATCCCCGCCCAGAAGTAG
- the KLC3 gene encoding kinesin light chain 3 isoform X2: protein MSVQVAAPASAGLGPERLSPEELVRQTRQVVQGLEALRAEHHGLARHLAEALTGQGPVAGLELLEEKQQVVSHSLEAIELGLGEAQVLLALSAHVGALEAEKQRLRAQARRLAQENAWLREELEETQRRLRASEEAVAQLEEEKSHLEFLGQLRQYDPPAESQPESPPRRDSLASLFPSEDDERKGPEAVGAAAAQQGGYEIPARLRTLHNLVIQYAGQGRYEVAVPLCRQALEDLERSSGHCHPDVATMLNILALVYRDQNKYKEATDLLHDALHIREKTLGPEHPAVAATLNNLAVLYGKRGRYREAEPLCQRALEIREKVLGADHPDVAKQLNNLALLCQNQGKFEAVEQHYARALSIYEALGGPHDPNVAKTKNNLASAYLKQNKYQQAEELYKEILSREDLPAPLAPSTGTAGDREQTLRRSSSLSKIRESLRESLRRGSEKLVSRLRGEGAAGAAGMKRAVSLNTLNTDGPRAAGPQFPSRHLSETPRTLSTSTQDLGAR, encoded by the exons ATGTCTGTGCAGGTGGCAGCCCCGGCAAGCGCGGGGCTGGGCCCAGAGCGCCTGAGCCCTGAGGAGCTGGTGCGACAGACGCGACAAGTGGTGCAGGGGCTGGAGGCCCTGCGGGCGGAGCACCACGGCCTGGCCAGGCACCTGGCGGAGGCCCTGACGGGACAGGGCCCTGTGGCTGGCTTGGAGCTGCTGGAAGAGAAGCAGCAGGTGGTGAGCCACTCGCTGGAGGCCATCGAGCTGGGGCTGGGCGAGGCCCAG GTGCTGCTGGCCTTGTCCGCGCACGTGGGCGCGCTGGAGGCCGAGAAGCAGCGGCTGCGAGCTCAGGCCCGGCGGCTGGCCCAGGAGAACGCGTGGCTgcgggaggagctggaggagacgCAGCGGCGGCTGCGGGCCAGCGAGGAGGCCGTGGcccagctggaggaggagaagagccACCTGGAGTTCCTCGGGCAGCTGCGGCAGTACGACCCGCCCGCGGAGAGCCAG CCTGAGTCCCCGCCTCGCCGAGACAGCCTGGCCTCCCTGTTTCCCAGTGAGGACGACGAGAGGAAAG GTCCTGAGGCAGTGGGGGCCGCAGCAGCTCAGCAGGGTGGCTATGAGATCCCAGCCCGCCTCCGGACCCTGCACAACCTCGTGATCCAGTACGCGGGGCAGGGCCGCTATGAAGTCGCTGTGCCGCTGTGCCGCCAGGCCCTGGAGGACCTGGAGCGGAGCTCAGGCCACTGCCACCCTGACGTGGCCACCATGCTCAACATCCTGGCGCTGGTGTACCG GGACCAGAACAAGTACAAAGAGGCCACCGACCTCCTCCACGACGCCCTGCACATCCGGGAGAAGACGCTGGGCCCTGAGCACCCTGCC GTGGCCGCCACCCTCAACAACCTGGCGGTCCTCTACGGGAAGCGGGGCCGATACCGGGAGGCAGAGCCCCTGTGCCAGCGCGCCCTGGAGATCCGAGAGAAG GTCCTGGGCGCCGACCACCCGGATGTGGCCAAGCAGCTCAACAACCTGGCCCTGCTGTGCCAGAACCAGGGCAAGTTCGAGGCGGTGGAGCAGCACTACGCCCGCGCCCTGAGCATCTACGAGGCGCTGGGCGGGCCCCACGACCCGAACGTGGCCAAGACCAAGAACAACCTG gcctcagCCTACCTGAAGCAGAACAAGTACCAGCAGGCGGAGGAGCTGTACAAGGAAATCCTCAGCAGGGAGGACCTGCCCGCCCCTCTCG CCCCCAGCACAGGCACAGCCGGTGACAGAGAACAG ACCCTTCGCCGGAGCAGCTCCTTGTCGAAGATCCGAGAGTCGCTCCGGGAGTCGCTCCGACGCGGAAGCGAGAAGCTGGTCTCCCGACTCCGAGGCGAGGGGGCAGCGGGGGCGGCCGG GATGAAGAGGGCCGTGTCACTGAACACGCTGAACACGGATGgtcccagggctgctgggcccCAG TTCCCCAGTCGGCACCTGAGCGAGACCCCTCGGACCCTCAGCACCAGCACCCAGGACCTGGGCGCCCGCTAA